The following DNA comes from Alienimonas californiensis.
TTATTGCGAGATCGTCCCCCTCGACCCGCAATGGCGCTGCTTTTTCGACGAGGCCGCCGGCGGCGGCGTGCTGGACCTCACCGCCGATCAGGCGGCGATGAAGCGGAACCTGGACGAGTTCACCGGCGCCGAGGACTCCTCGGAGGGCTACGCGGCGTTTCTGAAGTACGCCAAGCGGCTCAACGACGTCTCGGACCGGTTCTTCTTCTATAAGAACGTCGGCGGCATCCGGGATACGCTGAAGCTCGGCGGGATGTTTAGTTTGGAAACGCTCGGCGATCTGCGGGCGTTAAAGATGGGCAAAAGCGTCGCCGACACCGTCCGCGGTTACGTGCCGGACAGCCGCGTCGCCCAGATGGTGGACCACTACACCCAGTACGTCGGCAGCGCCCCCGACCAAAGCCCCGCGGTGCTGTGCGGCATCGCCGATATGCAGACCACCGGCGGCGTCTGGTACCCCATCGGCGGCACCCGGGCCGTGCCGGAGGCGTTGATTAAACTCGGCAAAGAACTGGGCGTCGAGTATCGGCCGGGCACGCACGTGACGGAGATCACCCGCGAAAAAGGCCGAGTGACCGGACTGAAGACCGCCGACGGGCAGACGCACCGCTTCGCCGCGGTCGTCTCCAATTCCGACACCGTTCGCACCCACCGCGAATTGCTCGACGGGCCGGCTGCGGAGAAGTTCCTCAAGAAGGACCGCGAACCGGCCTGCAGCGGCGTGGTGCTGTACCTCGGATTAAAGAAGAAATACGACCACATCCTGCATCACAACTTTGTGTTCAGCCGGAACCCGCACGAGGAGTTCGAGTATATCTATCGCAAGGGCGAACCGGCCCCGGATCCCACGGCGTACGTCTGCGCCCCGGCCGTCACCGAGCCGGCCGTCGCTCCGCAGGGCGGGGAGGCCTTATACGTGCTGGTGCACACCCCCTACCTGCGTCCCGGCCAGGACTGGCGGGCGATGTTCCCGGAGTACCGACGGACGATCCTCGAAAAGCTCAAAACCACTGCGGGCATGGAAGACCTGGAGGACCGCATCGCGGTGGAGCATCACCTCACGCCGCAGGATATTCACGACCGTTACCACGTCCTCAACGGCGCGATCTACGGGCTGGCCAGCCACGGGACTTACCTCGGCGCCTTCAAACCGGCGAACCGCAGCCCGCAGGTGCCGGGGCTGTACTTCGCCGGCGGCAGCGCCCATCCCGGCCCGGGCATGCCGATGGTGATGATGAGCGGCTGGACCGCCGCCGACACCCTCGACCGCGACGGCGTACTCGACGCCTGAGCCCTCGCCCGTTCTCAGAGCCCGTTTCGCACGGTCTGGAGGCCATGTGAGCGGGCGGCCGTCACCGCGTCTTGATCGCCGTCGACTACGGCGGCGAGAGGCTCCGGTGCGCGTTGCAACAGGAAGTTTGCCGGACAGGACGGTCGATTCTTTGGGGAGAGCCCCCAGTTTCTTCTTCAACGTTGAGGACGCGTCAGGCATACTGAGGTCCGCCCGGTGACGATGGAACGGCCCGGACGACGGTTTCTCCCTCCCCTCGCGATTCCGTGTCCCCTCCACCGTTCCCCGCTTCTCCGGAGCTGCCTGAGCCCCCGGGGCAGTCCTCGCCCGACGGCGGGACGCGGTGGAACCGGTTGGAACGACTGGCCGATCGGTTCGAGGAAAGTTGGGGCCGATCGGGAGCGCAGACGATCGAGGCGACGCTCGCCGGCGTGTCGACGGAGGATCGGCTGGAACTGCTCCACGCGCTGATCGCCGTGGAGGCGGACCAGCGGCGGAAGGTCGGCGAGCGGCCCGTACCGGCGGAGTACCTGGGGCGGTTTGACGAACTGCTGACGGAGGACGGCGTCCAGGGGGCGCCGGTTCTCACGGAGGAGGACGTCCGCAACCTGCTCGTGCCGCACCTGCCGACGACCCTCTGTCCGCAAGACCGGACGATGAACGAGGGGTCGTCCTACGCGGCGGCGGTGCGCGTCAGTCGGGGGGCGAACGACCCGCCGGCGCTGCCGCCGCACCTCCAGGTCGAACGGAAGTACGGGGCGAACGGCCTGCTGGGCCGCGGGGGAATGGGCGCCGTCTGGGCCGCCCGGGACTTCCGTCAGTTGACCGACAGTAAACGGCCGCGGCCGGGCCGGCTGGTCGCGGTCAAGGCGCTGCTCCCCGGGGCGGCGGCGAACTCCCAGTTGCTGTCCCGGTTCGCCCGGGAGGCGGCGATCCTGCACAAGTTCGGCGACCCGGCCGTGCCGCGGTTCTACGAGTACCGCCCGCCCTCCGCACAGGCGGACGCTCACATCATCACCGATCTGGTCGTGGGCGAGACGTTCGAGCGCCTGCTGGACTCGCGGCGCCAGTCGGGGCGGGCCGGCTGCGACGACCGCGGCGCCGGCAACGGCCGCTTGCGGATGTTCCGCAAAGCGGTCGCCGCGGTGGCCCGCGGACACGCGGTCGGGCTGATCCACCGGGATCTGAAGCCTTCGAACATGATGGTGCGGATCCCCGACGAACAGGGCCGCCGCCGGGTCTTCCTGTTGGACTACGGGATGGCCTACATGCCCGGTCTGCCGTCCGACCCGTGCGACGAGAACGGCCGTCTCGCCTCGCTCGTCCTCGACGACCTGGCCGACGACGGCTCCGACTTTCTGGGAAACGGCGACGCGAGGCTGAACGATCCGGTCATCTCCCAGACCGAAACGGACAGGCTCGGGTTCACGGTCATCGATGTGGAGACCGCGGATCAGCCCTCCCGCCCCTCGACCGGCGACGATGACTTCGACGACTCCCCGCCCGCGGTTCCCCCCCGTCCGCTGGGGGCGACCCGCGCGCTGGACGGTCGCACGGCCGCCCGCACCCTGATCGGCAGCCTGCCGTACATGGCTCCGGAGCAGGCCCGCCGCCGCCGGGTCAGGGCCACCGCGGACGTGTACAGCCTCGGCCTGATTCTCGTGGAGATCCTGACGGGCGAGCAGGCCCGGGACGTCTCCGAGGCGGACGCCGTGATCGAGAAGGCCCGCAACGGCGACATCGCGGCGGCGATGGACCGTCTCGACCTGTGCGCCGCACGGTCAGAACTGATCGAACTGGCCCTCCGCTGCGTCCGCTACGACCCCCGCCGGCGGCCCGCCGACGCCGGCGAACTGCTGAGGGAACTGGACGCCCTGAGCGTGCGGGACCCGAAGAGCGGCGCCCGGGCCTGGGACCCGCGGACGGTGGCCCGCAGCCGCGGTCGCCGGTTCTTCGTCGCGGCGGCGCGCGGCCGG
Coding sequences within:
- a CDS encoding phytoene desaturase family protein; this encodes MIAPVTAAPPAPPRSGKKPDAPIAVIGGGLGGLAAAATLAARGYRVTLFDKNPWLGGKAAVYEDVGYRFDMGPTILTLPTVLKRIFAEAGKDLADYCEIVPLDPQWRCFFDEAAGGGVLDLTADQAAMKRNLDEFTGAEDSSEGYAAFLKYAKRLNDVSDRFFFYKNVGGIRDTLKLGGMFSLETLGDLRALKMGKSVADTVRGYVPDSRVAQMVDHYTQYVGSAPDQSPAVLCGIADMQTTGGVWYPIGGTRAVPEALIKLGKELGVEYRPGTHVTEITREKGRVTGLKTADGQTHRFAAVVSNSDTVRTHRELLDGPAAEKFLKKDREPACSGVVLYLGLKKKYDHILHHNFVFSRNPHEEFEYIYRKGEPAPDPTAYVCAPAVTEPAVAPQGGEALYVLVHTPYLRPGQDWRAMFPEYRRTILEKLKTTAGMEDLEDRIAVEHHLTPQDIHDRYHVLNGAIYGLASHGTYLGAFKPANRSPQVPGLYFAGGSAHPGPGMPMVMMSGWTAADTLDRDGVLDA
- a CDS encoding serine/threonine-protein kinase; the protein is MSPPPFPASPELPEPPGQSSPDGGTRWNRLERLADRFEESWGRSGAQTIEATLAGVSTEDRLELLHALIAVEADQRRKVGERPVPAEYLGRFDELLTEDGVQGAPVLTEEDVRNLLVPHLPTTLCPQDRTMNEGSSYAAAVRVSRGANDPPALPPHLQVERKYGANGLLGRGGMGAVWAARDFRQLTDSKRPRPGRLVAVKALLPGAAANSQLLSRFAREAAILHKFGDPAVPRFYEYRPPSAQADAHIITDLVVGETFERLLDSRRQSGRAGCDDRGAGNGRLRMFRKAVAAVARGHAVGLIHRDLKPSNMMVRIPDEQGRRRVFLLDYGMAYMPGLPSDPCDENGRLASLVLDDLADDGSDFLGNGDARLNDPVISQTETDRLGFTVIDVETADQPSRPSTGDDDFDDSPPAVPPRPLGATRALDGRTAARTLIGSLPYMAPEQARRRRVRATADVYSLGLILVEILTGEQARDVSEADAVIEKARNGDIAAAMDRLDLCAARSELIELALRCVRYDPRRRPADAGELLRELDALSVRDPKSGARAWDPRTVARSRGRRFFVAAARGRFRAAGGSKSAPSPCAWLKAAAETLFGPPRRKSC